The following proteins are encoded in a genomic region of Prochlorococcus marinus XMU1408:
- a CDS encoding RNA recognition motif-containing protein, translating into MTTTNKQIKINSTSTNDALIDQLRACKNPEEILQFEKWFNSNIESDKLYKRICELLKNRSISRGLASKWLLTLIEDRDNNIRKLSIQ; encoded by the coding sequence ATGACTACAACTAACAAACAAATAAAAATAAATAGCACAAGTACTAATGATGCACTTATTGATCAGCTAAGGGCATGTAAAAATCCCGAAGAAATTCTTCAGTTTGAAAAATGGTTCAATTCAAATATTGAATCTGACAAACTGTATAAAAGAATTTGCGAACTTTTAAAAAATAGAAGTATCTCAAGGGGACTGGCCTCAAAATGGCTGTTAACTCTTATTGAAGATAGAGATAATAATATTAGAAAACTGTCTATTCAATAA